A portion of the Primulina eburnea isolate SZY01 unplaced genomic scaffold, ASM2296580v1 ctg502_ERROPOS157194, whole genome shotgun sequence genome contains these proteins:
- the LOC140821272 gene encoding protein SAWADEE HOMEODOMAIN HOMOLOG 1-like — translation MEVNDEFEIMDMEDDEFEFTLSEIMEMENLFKEMCDKFISQSFCQELATKFSHSVYRSEKFPVKWEQVRSWFRDKQSTLAVKATPSFSPDKTLASPRALPVKRRVSTISISEAAVELPNLMFEARSAKDYAWFDVAYFLNFRVLNSGELMVRVRFAGFDREEDEWVSADRAIRERSIPLVPTECDSVNVGDQVLCYRVNEYHALYVDAHVTGIEKRSHDESCCTCVFNVRYEYDNVEEKVGCNNLCRRPTQSSSKEIKASGFSILS, via the exons ATGGAGGTAAATGATGAATTTGAGATAATGGATATGGAAGACGATGAATTTGAGTTTACTTTATCTGAG ATCATGGAAATGGAGAACTTATTTAAAGAAATGTGTGACAAATTTATCAGTCAAAGTTTCTGCCAAGAGCTTGCCACCAAATTTAG TCATTCAGTTTACCGTTCGGAAAAATTTCCAGTAAAATGGGAGCAG GTGCGAAGCTGGTTTCGAGATAAACAGAGTACTTTGGCAGTTAAAGCTACTCCGTCCTTTTCTCCGGATAAAACTTTGGCTTCTCCTAGGGCTTTACCAGTTAAAAGAAGAG TATCAACAATTTCTATCAGTGAAGCAGCTGTGGAGTTACCAAACTTGATGTTTGAAGCTAGATCAGCAAAAGATTATGCTTG GTTCGACGTTGCGTATTTCCTCAATTTCAGAGTTCTCAACTCCGGGGAGCTT ATGGTTCGTGTGAGATTTGCGGGTTTTGACAGAGAGGAAGACGAATGGGTGAGCGCTGACAGGGCAATAAGGGAGCGGTCGATTCCTTTAGTTCCTACCGAATGCGACAGTGTTAATGTCGGGGATCAAGTTCTCTGCTACAGG GTCAACGAATATCATGCACTTTATGTTGACGCTCATGTCACTGGAATCGAAAAGAGATCACATGACGAGAGCTGCTGCACATGCGTCTTTAATGTTCGCTACGAGTATGACAACGTCGAG GAGAAAGTTGGATGTAATAATCTGTGTCGCAGGCCAACACAATCCTCATCGAAGGAAATCAAGGCGTCGGGCTTCTCCATCTTGTCATGA